In Lepidochelys kempii isolate rLepKem1 chromosome 10, rLepKem1.hap2, whole genome shotgun sequence, a single window of DNA contains:
- the AP3B2 gene encoding AP-3 complex subunit beta-2 isoform X5, with protein MIARGKNASDLFPAVVKNVACKNIEVKKLVYVYLVRYAEEQQDLALLSISTFQRGLKDPNQLIRASALRVLSSIRVPIIVPIMMLAIKEAASDMSPYVRKTAAHAIPKLYSLDSDQKDQLIEVIEKLLADKTTLVAGSVVMAFEEVCPERIDLIHKNYRKLCNLLIDVEEWGQVVIINMLTRYARTQFLSPNQNESLLEENPEKAFYGSDEEDSKDDKPDAASLVKRKPYVMDPDHRLLLRNTKPLLQSRNAAVVMAVSQLYFHLAPKAEVGVIAKALVRLLRSHSEVQWVVLQNVATMSIKRRGMFEPYLKSFYIRSTDPTQIKILKLEVLTNLANETNISTILREFQTYIRSMDKDFVAATIQAIGRCATNIGKVRDTCLNGLVQLLSNRDELVVAESVVVIKKLLQMQPSQHSEIIKHMAKLTDNIQVPMARASILWLIGEYCEHVPKIAPDVLRKMAKSFTGEEDIVKLQVINLAAKLYLTNSKQSKLLTQYVLNLAKYDQNYDIRDRARFIRQLIVPTEKSGALNKYAKKLFLAQKPAPILESSFKDRDHFQLGSLSHLLNAKAVGYQELPDWPDEAPDPSVRNVEEETAFPIESHIGLLGELREVPEWTKCTSREKRKEKVEKPFYSDSEGESGPTESADSEPESVSELESESSSSSSESSSDSGSRGEESGDQSEEEEKKKKKKKKGKEGPRKACLEIAGSDPSEEEEQGKKGKKKKPQHEGKGGSESSWEEGSVSESSSSESDSGSEAEESQSEPESKRRTKPPSSKPTPKDARKGTKEISLLDLDDFTPAPPQPASSPAIVSSSLVTDLEGLTLTDTSLVPTMLSPTFSTVKTYELLHRMAGEGLSVEYYFNRQPFPPDPHMVAVQIQFSNNTESEVKNLRVSDPKLLSGMRIQEFQEIESLAPGDTANVIMGIDFCDSTQAANFQLCTHSRQFYVSIQPPVGELMAPVFMSENEFKKEQGKLTGMSEIMEKLTLPDKCQSDHTIVQRVTAAANVSRVPCGADNEYRFAAKTVTSGSLVLITLEQKEGARAHLTVNSEKMVIGTMLVQDISQALAQ; from the exons ATGATCGCCAGGGGGAAGAATGCGTCCGACCTCTTCCCAGCTGTCGTCAAAAATGTGGCTTGCAAGAACATTGAG GTGAAGAAGCTGGTTTATGTCTACCTGGTCCGCTACGCGGAAGAACAGCAGGACCTGGCCCTGCTCTCCATCTCCACTTTCCAGCGTGGACTAAAG GATCCCAACCAGCTGATCCGGGCCAGCGCCCTGCGGGTTCTCTCCAGCATCCGGGTGCCCATCATAGTGCCCATCATGATGCTGGCCATCAAGGAGGCGGCGTCAGACATGTCTCCGTACGTGCGCAAGACGGCTGCTCACGCCATCCCCAAGCTGTACAG CTTGGATTCAGATCAGAAGGACCAGCTGATTGAAGTGATTGAGAAGCTGCTGGCAGATAAGACCACA CTGGTGGCGGGCAGCGTGGTGATGGCCTTCGAGGAGGTTTGCCCCGAGCGCATCGACCTGATCCACAAGAACTACCGGAAGCTGTGCAACCTGCTGATCGACGTGGAGGAGTGGGGCCAAGTGGTGATCATCAACATGCTGACCCGCTACGCGCGCACCCAGTTCCTCAGCCCCAACCAGAAC GAGTCCCTGCTGGAGGAGAACCCGGAGAAGGCCTTCTACGGCTCCGACGAGGAGGACTCCAAGGACGACAAGCCAGACGCAGCCTCTCTGGTGAAGCGCAAGCCCTATGTGATGGACCCTGACCACCGGCTGCTGCTGCGCAACACAAAGCCCCTGCTGCAGAGCCGCAATGCCGCA gtGGTGATGGCCGTATCTCAGCTGTACTTCCACCTGGCACCCAAGGCCGAGGTCGGGGTCATTGCCAAGGCACTGGTGCGTCTCCTGAGGAGCCACAG TGAGGTACAGTGGGTGGTGCTGCAGAACGTGGCCACGATGTCCATTAAGCGGCGG GGGATGTTTGAGCCATATCTGAAGAGCTTCTACATCAGAtccacagaccccacccagatTAAGATCCTCAAG CTGGAAGTTCTCACCAATCTCGCTAACGAAACCAACATCTCCACCATCCTGCGGGAGTTCCAG ACCTACATCCGGAGCATGGACAAGGACTTTGTAGCTGCCACCATCCAGGCCATCGGGCGCTGTGCCACAAACATCGGGAAGGTCCGAGACACCTGCCTGAACGGCCTTGTTCAGCTTCTCTCTAACAGGGATG AGCTGGTGGTGGCTGAGTCCGTGGTCGTCATTAAGAAGCTGCTGCAGATGCAGCCCTCTCAGCACAGCGAGATCATCAAGCACATGGCCAAGCTCACCGACAACATCCAG GTGCCCATGGCCCGGGCCAGTATCCTCTGGCTGATTGGCGAGTACTGCGAGCACGTGCCCAAGATCGCGCCTGACGTGCTCCGCAAGATGGCCAAGTCCTTCACCGGCGAGGAGGACATCGTCAAGCTGCAGGTCATCAACCTGGCAGCCAAGCTCTACCTGACCAACTCCAAGCAG AGCAAGCTGCTGACCCAGTACGTGCTGAACCTGGCCAAGTACGACCAGAACTACGACATCCGGGACCGGGCCCGCTTCATCCGCCAGCTCATCGTGCCCACTGAGAAGAGCGGGGCCCTTAACAAATACGCCAAGAAGCTCTTCCTGGCGCAGAAGCCCGCCCCCATCTTGGAGTCCTCCTTCAAAG ATCGGGACCATTTCCAGCTTGGCTCGCTCTCACACCTCCTCAATGCCAAGGCAGTGGGCTACCAGGAGCTCCCCGACTGGCCGGACGAGGCCCCCGACCCATCCGTGCGCAATGTGGAG GAAGAAACCGCCTTCCCCATTGAAAGCCACATCGGGTTGCTGGGAGAGCTCAGAGAG GTTCCGGAATGGACCAAGTGCACCAGCCgggagaagaggaaagagaaGGTGGAGAAGCCATTCTACTCGGATTCGGAGGGAGAGTCCGGGCCCACAGAATCAGCAGACAGCG aacCGGAATCGGTCAGCGAGTTGGagagtgagagcagcagcagcagcagtgagagcAGCTCTGACTCGGGAAGCCGGGGCGAGGAGAGTGGAGACCAgtcggaggaggaggagaagaagaagaagaagaaaaagaagggaaaggaagggcCCCGGAAAGCCTGCCTGGAGATCGCCGGGAG CGACcccagcgaggaggaggagcaggggaagaaggggaagaagaagaagccGCAGCACGAAGGGAAAGGGGGTTCCGAGTCCTCTTGGGAGGAGGGCAGCGTCTCGGAGAGCAGCTCATCTGAGTCGGACTCAGGCTCCGAGGCAGAGGAATCCCAGTCAGAGCCGGAGAGCAAGAGGAGAACCAAG CCTCCCAGCAGCAAACCAACTCCAAAGGACGCCAGGAAAGGGACCAAGGAGATCTCCTTGCTGGACCTGGATGACT TCACCCCCGCTCCACCGCAgccagcctcctcccctgctATCGTCTCCAGCAGCCTGGTGACTGACCTGGAGGGACTCACGCTGACCGACACCTCGCTGGTTCCTACT ATGCTCAGCCCCACATTCAGCACTGTGAAGACCTACGAGCTGCTGCACCGCATGGCGGGCGAGGGGCTCTCGGTGGAGTACTACTTCAACCGGCAGCccttcccccccgacccccacatGGTGGCCGTGCAGATCCAGTTCTCCAACAATACAGAGTCGGAGGTGAAGAACCTGCGGGTCAGCGATCCCAAGCTGCTGTCCGGGATGCGAATCCAGGAGTTCCAGGAGATCG AGTCCTTAGCGCCCGGCGACACCGCCAACGTAATCATGGGCATCGACTTCTGCGACTCCACCCAGGCAGCCAACTTCCAGCTGTG CACCCACTCACGCCAGTTCTACGTCTCCATCCAGCCACCGGTGGGAGAGCTCATGGCCCCAGTGTTCATGAGTGAGAACGAGTTCAAGAAGGAGCAAG